DNA sequence from the Oncorhynchus clarkii lewisi isolate Uvic-CL-2024 chromosome 9, UVic_Ocla_1.0, whole genome shotgun sequence genome:
AGGGGTGTTTACGAGCCGAGCCGGGCCGAGACCCCCTGGAACTGGCTGAGGACATGCGGGTGAAAGCAGGAGAGGCTGGGGGCATCATACTGGCCCCGAACACCATGGGGCTGGGAGGCAGGTAGggtggggaagaggggagagCCTGCATGGGGGTGAGGGACAGAGGTTTAGTCTGGGGCTgctgtggaggaggtggtggggcCTGTGGCTGGGCTACCTGGGGCTGGGCAGTCTGTCTGGGCTTGATCGGAGGCCGGAGGTGGGTCCTCAGGGGCTTCCTCACCTCAGCCTGGGGCCTAACATCCACCCTGCGCACCGTCACTGAGTTTGGAGTGCTGTAGGGCACTGGCACCCCCACCCTGATGCCCCGTGCTGGGACAGGAGGTGGCAGGCGGCTGGGCTCGGCAGGGGAGGCCTGGCTGTTGTTGTTaaagggagaggtggaagaggaggatgtggaggaggtgtTGCAGTTATTAACATGTTTAAAGTCGTTCAGGACTCGGTTGCTCCTCTCCTGGTCAGCTAAGAGTCTATTCCCCATGCTGTTCCCTCctgatgaaggagaggaggcagagggcgAGGAAGGGACGGGAGACGGGGAGCAGTGCAGGGGTCCATCACACACGTTGATGAGGTTGTTGAGGATATCCAGGTTAAGAGGGGGTCCCCTCCGCCACCCTACCCCTCCTGTGTTCTCTGAGTCAGCCGGCCGCCGCGGGACCTTGCGGGCCGGGGGGGCATTGATCCGACACTGCAGCATCATGCCTGGGGACAGCAGAGGCTTGCGGATGATGGGTGGTTTGACAGGTTCCTGCCTGGTGAGCACCACCTGCTGGCTCTTCACATACTTGGCCTTGTCCGCCTCCAGACGCTCCACCGCGCTCAGCTTACGGGCTCCAGGCTCCGCGGGCCGCCGGAAGTAGTCGGGTCCCTTGTTGAGGATGCGGAAAGGCATGGCTGAGGTGAAGGGGACCCCCACCAGGCACCCGTCCGAGGGCCGGAGGGTCTCTACAGGCATTTTGGGGTCTGAAagaaaagcagagagaaaagTAAAACAGTGAGACAGTAATGGTCAACGTCCTTTTTGTGCTCACAACTGTCTCAAGCCAGAGAAAATAGGTGTTTTGCACAGCCCCTttatcccccccctccctctcacccaagGACCAATTAACTTTCTTACCGGTTtatctgctactgctgctgctcttACTTCTCCTTTTCTTCTTCCTTTCTTCACGTCGTCCCTATCTGTCCTCTTCACTGAAAGGCTAATTGTGGAACAGGGTCACCATGGTTCACATTCCACATCAGTCCGGCTCAGTGACCCAATGGGGGCAGATCCTGGGGTTAGCCTAGCTGCCGCTGGTTGGTAACTAGATCACACAGGCAGACTGACAGAGCAACTCAATCTCCTGATCCTTCTGTCTGTCCCGGAAAAGCAACAGATCTGGTAGTTCCACAGATTCTCAGGGTTCCTGGAGTGAAGCTCCAGCAGGGCTcctggagaggaaagagagagagaggaagactgtCAGACTAACAGGAGAATCGCCCTGTAACGTTACTGCTCCACATTAACAAACGCACACTGGAGCACTCTTAAGCAAAAGGACAGCAGACCGGCCGGCTTTAATACGCCATCCGACTCCTCCCCTAAACACACTCACTGCCTCCGGCTGCTGAGTCCCAATGCAGCCAATCACAGGCCAGACAGGGAATCTCAGCAGGGCAGGGAGGGGTGGAGGTTGGGAGCTACGCTGCTATTGGCTTTAGTCAAAGGATTCTGACCAATTGCACCCCTCCCCCCACTGACAACAAAACAAACTGAATTTTCATTCAAATGAAATTATTTGAAAGGGAGAAGAAAAAAGGGGGAGAGGTGGGTAAAAAAGCTGCAATATTTTACATCGAATTGCATCAAACAGGGTCTTATTAAAACATTTCAACATCCTCAACTGCTCTACTTGTTCTGCTTTTTGTTCAACACTATAGCCATACAGTGAGAGAAAGTATGTGAAGAAATATGAGAAGAGCAAAACTGTAAAGACATCAGCCGATCATGTTTCATATCCTCTCAATCTCAGGAGCATCACATCTTCCTGGTAAAGATTGGACTTTTTAAAGTACTCTTAATACATGTGGAGAAAGAAGAGAATTGCTCCCTTGCTGTTCCCATGTCTATGCTCACAGCCGATGACAGCTGCTCTCGTCCACCAATTCTGTCTCCTCCTTTCTTGATCCCCAGTTTCAGAGGAATTGAAAAGCAATTCCGAATGTAATTTTTTTTCATTACAGTTACACCATCAAAGCCCCGGATTACATCACACTGAGCGTTACTGCTGGCTGGGCTCATCTCTTTCCCCTTATCACCACCATGATCATATTCCGCTGTACATTTTTCTATTAATCTTTTAATAGCCTTGCTGTCTCCCAGAGCTCATGTCCCCCCTCTCCAGCAGcatcagagagagaaagcaggaccGACAGGCATCAGCCCGTACTACTAACAACGCACACGCCTCCTTTCATCCTCTGCATGTGACAAACCAAAAGGAGAAATCTCCACCGAAATAGAGCATAGAATTCTAGTAGGAAAtgccttgatatgccacatcctGCTATGAAATAATGTAAAATGTAGTATGACCCTGAGTCTACCAGTCAGCTAACAAAACTTAGGGGAATGGATAGATATGAACATAGGAATGGAATGGTTAGTGTACCGTACAGTGTGCAAACACTCAAAGGGTCTGTATAACAGGTGAGCCATAGGGAgcatggagagaacagagaaataaCAGGAAGGACGTGACTGTAATCATGACAGTGGCACATAAAACAAGGTTGCATTGCCTTGTGCAGTTCAAtctcttctcacacacacacgtctcgaAGAGGCAGGTCTTTTAATAGCTGGCACAGTTGCTCAGGCAGAGGGGTGAGGTGGCTGGCAGGCTCTCTGGTGTCTGTGCTAGACCCCGACCCAGTCATCATTCACATCCACAGTTACTGTACAGCGCTTCAAACATGCAGGCGAGGCTGCAACCCTACAGGGCCACTGACATACACACGAGGGCAGGACACTGTCAAACACTCCAACACAGCAGCTAGTGGTCAAAGGCTAGACCAatctcagacagacagtacccttTCCAGAACCCACATTTTCATTCAGACAAGAGACTCAGTAACCCCCCTGACCTAAATCAACTGCCCAATTAACTACCACAAGCCTGCTAGTGTCTGGTTACCATTATTGTATCGTTACACATGCTGGATGTAATTACACAAACAAATTACTGTTCTGGTAATTATCATAAACCTCTCCTGTTCCTGGTGATAAGAGAGGGTAATCATTTTCTTCCTGGACGGTGCCACTGCCCACATAAAACCCACCCTAACAGATGGCATAATCCTGAAATCCACTCTCCATCCCCTCGCTTTGTTATCTGTGCCCACAGCCAGTGATACGGCTATGAATCCCAAATGCTGTGTATTAACAAGGAAGGTGTGTAAACACAACCTACCCATCTCTTCCTGAAGCACCAGCCATTGTCATTCAGAGGTAGATCCACAGTTGTTGCCGCATTTACAAATTAagatttaccccagtgttttacccaaaAGGCTCAGACTTTTGTTTTCATCACAGGCCAGCACCCGTGTCTCACTGGGTCATGGGTCCAGCGGAGCTGCACTAACTTGGAGCCCAGGCAAGGCCCAGGGTACTTCGAAGCTGGCATCTACGTAACAATATGGCTAGATAAACTTTTAAAAAACGCCACAAAGGTTGTTGATTCTGGCCGCCACAAGTCTTTAGTGTCCACACGCCTGATGGAAACACAATAACACTGGCGCTAACATTAACATAAAACACTGGCGACACCCTGGTGCGAGGGTAAAGGCGTTCCACATGCTTCCCAGAATCAGATCTCATTGGCAAAAAAGCCAATTAATGACAGACTTCTTGACTTTTCTTAGATTAATTGTGACTATTGAGGAATTGTCCTGGCTACagcgtctcaaaatggacaaacagtactattgccgcttttttctcatttttcaagcgacggtcttttaagggagtatgtgaGCCCATCGTTCGGGTAGCCAGCCGAACTAAAGCAGTCTCATTGGAAAGGCACCAACACAGTGCAGGTCCATAACCTAACAATGCATTTTGGGTGTGGTTGTGTAAACGTCAATGTCATACTGgtttttgtttttgtattgttgtttATCACTTGTTTTCTTTGGTGCAAATACATTCAACTTTAACTAGTTCCTGCCCCAGGCTGAGGTGTGAACTGATCTAATAACTAGAGGCCCTCAGCAACCTGGCAACTGTACAGGGGGGGGTTCGGGGGAAAGAATGGGCCAGGAATACCTCCTGTCAGAAATAAAAACACCTCCAATTGCATGACATGCTGCCTGCCTGGCTGAACATTCAACTACATCACTCACTGTGGTTGGAATGACCACAAATGGAGAATGGAAATAGCTGTGCTCTCCCTAACCAGGCTCACAGCAATATTCTACCTCTGTTTCGTTGAGTGTACAGTTTTTCATCCAGCTGATGATTAGTGGAGAATGCTATGCCTTATGAGAAAAGCACATGAAGCCACAGGTGCTCCATCTATCTGTGGTCAGCACCAACCCAGTGGCCTCTTGCTGAAAGGAAAAAGCAGCCCACAGAGTACATGGCAAGAGAGCCATGAGGGGTAATTACAAGGGAATTATGTGACTGGAAGCAATTTGCTTCTCCCATAATATCTATCACGtgacagagacggagacagagagcagggggtTTTAAGAGACAGTGAGGAAGAGGTCAGGACTGAACAGAGGAATTCCTGAAGAATACAGCCTTACTATTCATATGCTTCAGGATAAAGAGGGCTTCCGTCAGGCAGTGGTGCTATTGTAAAGGGTTAAAGTGGCAGACAGTAGTCTTGGAAAGCAGTTTCAAGTCAGGAGCCAAGCGAGCCTGCCAATCAGGAGTCAGTTGGTTTCCCCAGTAGCCTTGGCCTGCTGGACAttgacctcagagtgaaggacaaCAACAGGGGTGCCACCTTCTACAGAAGAGTCACCACAGAAAGAGGGGGAAGCGAAGCTGCCATTGGCCGTGGTTTCTCAGGTAGGCTACATCACACATATAGAAGGAAGCAGTGACTCATTTCACAACAGGAAACGTGACCAAGATGGatatacaaacaaacacagtgagatggtGTGACTGACTGTTTGTCCTGCTGGACTGAGAGGCTAGAGGACCCTGCAGAGCTGTGAACTCACATCACTTTGCGGAGCTATGCATGTATTGGCCTTCTCCACTAATCTAACAGGCCAACTACAGAGCAAGGAAATTtataaaatgtcagacttgataaCCTCACTCACAGCAAAAAGTAAAACCTGTAAAAAGAGCAAAACCAAGATTGCTCTACTAAAAACAACCATTGGCAACCCAATGGATAGCACAGAGACTGATTGTCACCACTAACCCCACCACCCACTGTGCTCCAGATTTATGGTCACCCAACAGTTCAGAGGTTATCAACCACTGTCTCCAGGGGGTGATTTAAGAGGTTTTACTGGAGTAAAGAAGATAAGTTTTACCAGGAGAGGACTGCTGCTGCAACTCCACAGTATCAGCAAATCTCATGGGATCTAAAACCTGTAACCTTATGGCATAGGGTCaatgtatatatcctccacacacacacatgttgaaCTGCATTAAAGTTAGGCTAATGCAGATTGGGCTGAGAGATGGATGGCGAGAAACCCCATACTAGAGTGTCCGTTAGGGTACAAGTACAGATGTTCTCTGTGCCTGCCAACACCCCCGCCCTAACAATCACACACCCAGCAGGACAAAGTCAACAGAGAGTCAGATTAGAGCTAGTCATTGGAGCATAACTCCCCCTCTAAACCATCACTGTCTGTCTATGGCTTCAGGATACAAAATCCCATTCACAATTACATACACTGGAGATCCCAACTGACCGTCTACTCTactgccccccacccccctcacaCAGACAGATGtcgcacacaaacatgcacacacacaaaatacatccTTCACACTGACCCATCTCTCGCTAAACTGAGCAGTGTATAACCGTGTGTGGCCTAGGCTAAATGAGGAGGTAATGAAACAACAGCAGGTGGTACAGCGCTCCTTAGGGGAGCTAAGCTCTGTAGCGCAAACATACGGACAAAGACATCTGTAATTTGTCCACATTAGCCCActagaaaaaaagagaaaggggTTCAAAGAGTTCTGAAAGTAGGGCCTACCAGGAAAAACACTCATTAGTCATGTTGACAGAGGATTAGACAGTGTTCCATATAGCCCATATCACCCTAACAAATCAAAGTGTTCCAACTCAATCTCAATTGTCATCTCTCTATTATAAAATGTTCACAAGCATTTGTGTTTCTCTGAAAACCCTAGGGCTCAGTGTTCAGTCCCCTGCTGAGCAACCTTACGACCCTTGCGTCCCTCCTCATCATGACTAATCTTAATGTTAGATAACACAGTATAGAAAAGACAATTACACAGTCCTGGCCTTTACTGTGGTAGCTCAGCCTAAGGGGAAAGAGATAGGGAGTACAAATCCCCCCTCAGCAATGAATGTATTCCAAAATACAGGCGCGGGCGCAATCACATAGACATGtccctagccagccagccagtaatCACAGAGACGTGATGCTGGGGAAGAGAGTGGCCGGGCTGAGTCGTCGGCGGTGCCTCAGTGTTGGCTTTGCCAGAGAACCCCACAGACACGCTTCGCAGTCATCATCCAATGATTAACCCCTAGAATCCCATGTTGTTTTGCCATATGCAGGCAGAAAGCCCAAAGTGCCCCTGAGAGAGTGGTGATGTTCTGTTTGTTTTAGCTGAGGGCCAGAGGAGATACGGCCACTATACACTAGCCTATACACACAGGCTGACGGCAGAGACAAAACATTCCCCAGCCAACATGTGATTCTGACTTAAAGCTACATTACCCCAACTGCCCTACATGATTATCGTCACCATGGTTTTCAACATGCTCATTCTCAAATGCATTGTTGGCAAGAATGTGTTTACTCTTAAATTCTTCCACTGCCATACATACTTTCACCCAATTAGGGAAAGAGATGATTGTCTTGAAGCAGAGCTGCCAACTTTTATAATCAAGGCCAGTATTTAGGTTAGGAAAATTCAAACAACCAAGAGACCACAGGAGCCAGAGAGGATGGACAGCGGCTGTGTCTAATGGATAGAAGTCTCCATATGATAGGTTTTCACtacagtcagaagtttacattcactttagccaaatacatttaaactcagtttcacaattcctgacaattaatacTAGTAAAATTCCCtggcttaggtcagttaggatcaccacttcattttaagaatgtgaaatatcagaataatagtggagggAGACTAATTTCTgcttatatttctttcatcacatccccagtgggtcagaaatgtacatactcaattagcatttggtagcattgcctgtaaattgtttaacttgggtcaaacattttgggtagccttccacaagcttcccacaataaattgggtgaattttggctcattcctcctgacagagctggtgtaactgagtcaggttagtaggcctccttgctcgcacacactttttcagttctgcccacaaatgtactatgggattaaggtcagggctttgtgatgaccactccaataccttgactttgttgtccttaagccattttgccacaactttggaagtatgcttggtggtcattgtccatttggaagacccatttacgaccaagctttaacttcctgactgatgtcttgagatgttgcttcaatatatctacgtaattttccttctcatgatgacatttattttgaagtgcaccagtccctcctgcagcaaagcaccacaacatgatgctgccacctccgtgcttcacggttgggatggtgttcttcggcttgcaagcgtccccctttttcctccaaatataacgatggtcattatggccaaacagttctatttttgtttcatcagaccagaggagatttctccaaaaagtatgatctttgtccccatgtgcagttacaaaccgtagtctggcttttttaattgcggttttggagcagtggcttcttccttgccgagcggcctttcaagttctgtcgatataggactcgttttactgtggatatagatacttttctatctgtttcctccggcatcttcacaaggtcctttgctgttgttctgggatcgatttgcacttttcacaccaaagtacgttcatctctaggagacagaacgcgtctccttgctgagcggaatgacagctgcgtggtcccatggtgtttatacttgcgtactattgtttgtacagatgaacgtggtaccttcaggcgtatggaaattgctcccaaggatgaaccagacttgtggaggtctacaattttttttcctgaagtcttggctgatttcttttgattttcccatgatgtcaagcaaagagccactgagtttgaaggtaggcctcgaaatacatccacaggtacacctccaattgactcaaattatgtcaattagcctaacataattttctggaatttcccaagctgtttaaaaggcacagtcaacatgttaccttctgacccactggaattgtgatacagtgaattataagtgaaataaactgtctgtaaacaattattggaaaaattacttgtgtcatgcacgaagtagatgtcctaaccgacttgccaaatctatagttcgttaacaagaaatttgtggagtggttgaaaaactagttttaatgactccaacctaagtgtatgtaaacttccgacttcaactgtatactgcaAAATTACAAATTACATGCATCTAGTTACAAATGGAATGTGCTTCGGGTTAATATGAATATCATTTACATTCTGGAGTACAAAAGTTACTTCCCATGAGTCAAAGTTTGGTTACCTAAAATAACAGAACGCCCAAGCCCCCTGGTGTAGAATCAAACAAACACAAACCACTTCTAAACACTCCGGCTGTTTGGTCAGCTCGTCCAGATAGTCCTACTTACTTGTGTGTCCACGAGTGGAATCCTCAGCGGAGTTTCAAAGATCTGGACAAGAACACTGGAGAATCAAGCCCTCTAGAATGAAAGCTGACTATGAGAATGTAGAGCATGCATCTGGGtcctgagtgagtgtgtgtatgcggAGTTCTGCTTGAACACAAATCTGTAGAGGCTGGTTCACTCCCTCACTAAAATACTCCTCCTCCTGCGCTCactccaccctttgccttgaatcAGGAACAGCCACTCTGGAGGCAGGAAGCAGCCAGGCAGGGTCTCTTCCTCAGTCACGTGAGATCCCTTACACTTTCTTCCCATTTAAAGGGTTAGCCGAGACAAATTTTCCTTTACCTGTTACAGATGAGCAAAGGAATGGTCCCAGTGAAGGATTCCAGTAAACTGCGAAACAAAATTTAAAGCATCATTTTTAACCATCATAAAATAATTTGTCCCTAACAAACCCATGAACAAATAATCTCTGAACCGTTCTATGGACTTTCACTTTCCCCAGAGGTTATTCCAGCTGAAAAACACCTCTGGTCTGTTAGACAACGTGATATACCTCAGAGAAAGCTGGGTGAAAGACAAGAAAATCACGTGCCGGTGTGGCTGAGGATATAGCCCGTCAGTAAGCCTGGTTGGCCTGTGTTACAGCAGCAGTCCTACTGGGAATACATGGAAAGGACTAGGCTGTGTTACCCAGCCCTGTGTGAGACTATATCCAAGTCCATTCATATCAGCAGCTTGATGGCTTCCTATAAGCAAGGCCCAGACTTTACAGTACTTCTCTTCTACGGTCCAAAACATGCACGTCTTGCTTATTTATGGCCAACCGATGTGTAGGGTGCTATGGACAGGGCTCTGTGGGTAGAATTATGAAACTACCCTCTCATTTTCCTGACACAGCACAGTGAGAATCGCACTGGCCTTCCACTCAAAATCACGCTagctagctgtgtgtgtatggtaAAGAACATCAACACTAAAATAGTGTAATATTTATGTCATGATTTAAAAACGTCCAGTTAATAACATTTTATCCCACCAAATAATGTCCTCTCTCAGGgtctcataaaaaaaaaaaaacagagcacaGCGAGACCAGTCCGATCAGAGAAATCTGTCTTGCCTCTCCCCGAGTAAGTCATCTGCAGAACTCCAGCGACGAACATCCCTATGATCCCACACCGCCTAAAGCTGAACCCCCTGCAGACAGACCGTCAAGttaccttctctcctcctccatcctctgctGCGTTGAAACCGACACCACTCTGCCAGGGGAACAAGCTCAGCAGAGGAACTACTGAACATCAATAACAACTTCCAAAGTGTACCCAGTGGCTATGGTAATGTATCGCCATGGGAACCCAAGTGTAGTTGAGCGTACCCGACAACTGCTCCTGTTCCACCTGCGCTAGCCGCAAGGTAGGTGTCAGAGGATTTAACGGAGTGAGTGTATGATTGGTATTCTCCCGCTATAACAGCTACTGTATGGCTGACTGCTACATCAGATTCTCCATAACAATCCATGttgtgcattttttttttagTTGAGAGTGAAAAGGCATATGGGGTGCAGGTTCACTATTACAGCAGGATCAGCCCAGCTCCCACAACAGATAAGCCTGGCCTCagggctcagacacacacacacacattccacagGACAGACTGTAAGCCAGTCTGACGCGCTCACATTACTGTTCCATATTACACATCAGCATGCCCAAGCAGGCCCTAGCTCTAACTgttgtggaacacacacacacacacacacacaacagctgtGGCAGTCATTGAATATTGGATTATGGTAGTTGACCAGCAAAATGGCTGTGGTcaccatatatacacacacacacacacaaaatggccCGGAGGCCGGACATCCCGCAACCTtgtttaaatggacaaaaaaaaagtgcttctctttcaaaaacaaggacatttctaagtgaccctaaacttttgaatggtagtgtgcacacacacactacattcagaaagtattccaatcccttgacttcttccacattgttacattacagcttaattctaaaacggattaaatacTTCTTTCccctcaatctaaacacaataccccataacgatgaagggaaaaaaacaggtttgtaatcattttttggcaaatttattacaaataaataaaggagaaataataaagaccctttgctatgagactcgaaattgagctcaggtgcatccagtttccattgatcatccttgagatgtttctacaacttggttggagtccccctgtggtacattcaatgaattggacattatttggaaaggcacccacctgtctatataaggtcccacagttgacagtgcatgtcagagcaaaaccaagccatgaggacgaaggaattgtccgtagacagGATTGTCAAGgcaacagatctggggaagggtacaaaacaattctgcagaattgaaggtccccaagaacacagtggccttaaATGGGATTAGCTTGGAAgtaccaagacccttcctagagctggccgcccggccaaactctgtcgggtgagaagggccttagtcagggatgtgaccaagaacccgatggtcactctgacagagctcaagagttcctaggtggagatgggagaaccttccagaagggcaaacttctctgcagcactccaccaagcaggcctttatgttatagtggccagagggaagccactcctcagtaaaaaggcacatgacaggccgcttgggagtttgccaaaaggcacctaaaggactctcagaccatgagaaacaagattctctggtctgatgaaaccaagattgaactctttggcctgattgccaagcgtcaagtctggaggaaacctagcaccatccctacggtgaagtccTTGGtagcaacatcatgctgtggggatgtttttcagcggaagggactgggagacaattCAGGAGAGGgtaagatgaatggagcaaagcacaAAGAGTTgggcgaaggttccccttccaacaggacaattaccctaagcacacagccaagacaacgcaggagtggcttccggacaagtctctgaatttccttgagtggcccagccagagcccgtacttgaacctgatcaaacatctctggagagacctgaaaatagctgtgcagtgacgctccccatccaacctgacagagccggagatgatctgcagagaacaaatgggagaaactgcccaaaATACagatgggtatgacgctacaagcttggcacaagaagattcaaggctgtaatcgctgccaaaggtgcttcaacaaagtactgagtaaagggtctggatacttatgtaacatttacatttttgtgaTAAAAACccatttttgttttgtcattatggggtgtgtagattgatgtgggggggggggggggggggaacaatgcaatacattttagaataagaaagcaacaaaatgtggaaaaagtgagggtctgattactttccgaatgcactgtatatacagtaccaatcaaacgtTGACACCTCATTTAAAGGTTTTTCTTCATtattactatgttctacattgtagaataaaagtgaagacatcacaactatgaacacatggaatcatgtagcaaccaaaataAGCGTTAAACaattacattttagattcttcaaagtagccaccctttgccttgatgacagctttgcactcttggcattctctcaaccagcttcacctggaatgcttttccaacagtcttcaaggagttcccacatatgcggattactttttggctgcttttccttcactctgcggtccaaatcatcccaaaccatctcaattggattgaggtcaggtgattgtggaggccaggtcatctga
Encoded proteins:
- the LOC139416473 gene encoding protein FAM110A-like — encoded protein: MPVETLRPSDGCLVGVPFTSAMPFRILNKGPDYFRRPAEPGARKLSAVERLEADKAKYVKSQQVVLTRQEPVKPPIIRKPLLSPGMMLQCRINAPPARKVPRRPADSENTGGVGWRRGPPLNLDILNNLINVCDGPLHCSPSPVPSSPSASSPSSGGNSMGNRLLADQERSNRVLNDFKHVNNCNTSSTSSSSTSPFNNNSQASPAEPSRLPPPVPARGIRVGVPVPYSTPNSVTVRRVDVRPQAEVRKPLRTHLRPPIKPRQTAQPQVAQPQAPPPPPQQPQTKPLSLTPMQALPSSPPYLPPSPMVFGASMMPPASPAFTRMSSASSRGSRPGSARKHPSLHRSKSDLSDRYSRATADLERFFNYCGLHPEEVEGMGGVERFARASSDIVSVSKMRSVSTPSSECAQAQEQGEDEGEEGPARPGERVPYGISVIERNARVIKWLYGIRQARDSNAVSNV